The window TCTTCAGAGTATACACGTTCACGTGGTTCACTGGCGGTAGGgaagtatttgtattttctttgtgaTTTTTAGGTAAGCTAACTATCTAACAATACAAgacccccccccatcccccccccccgaagTTATGCCTTGTTTGGTTCTTTGTAGaattgtatgtatataattcTGTGTTTTACAATATAGCATTATTGCCTGTGCCAGgatcctctctctctacccgATTTGCTGGACCGTATGAGGTTAAACAAAAATTGAGCCCTACTAACTACGTTCTCAGTATACTTGGTCGTAGATATTAAACCCGCATGTGTCACATCaatctgttgaaaaaaaaatatgcacgTCCTTCACTGTCTgagtccaaacctgttcctgctGTGATGGCAGTTGTTACACTTCCGGTAGAAGGTCAAAGTTCTCCTGAATATTTTCAAGAAGTTGATGATCTATATCTCAGAAGAAACTGTGTGTCTTGTCTCCACTTAGCCAATTTTGAAGCCGTAAAGCAGTTGCCAGAGAAGTTGGAAGGGTTGTCTCCATCATTTCAGCaagacattaaaacattaataagtaGGTTTTCTAATCTATTTTCAGATATTCCCTCCCGTACCACCATTATTGAACATGACATTGACATAGGTGATCACGTGCCAATTAGACAACACCCATATAGGGTAAATCCAACTAAACGGGCAATTATGAAACAGGAAACAGAGTATTTATTGGAAAATGCGTTAGCTGTTCCGAGTGTGAGTCCATGGTGCTCCCCGTGTCTTTTGGTGCCAAAATCTGACGGTTCTTTTAGTTTTTGTACAGATTACAGAAAGGTTAATGCTGTGACAAAACCTGATTCGTTCCCTCTTCCCAGAATGGAGGATTGTGTTGACTCTGTTGGTGCAGCTAAGTTTACTAGTAAGCTGGACCTTCTTAAGGGTTATTGGCAAGTTCCCCTTACCCCACGAGCAGCTGAGATCTCTGCTTTTGCTACACCCGACAACTTCCTCCACTATACAGTCATGGCTTTTGGTCTTCGTAACGCTCCAGCAACCTTCCAGCAGCTAATGAATCGGATATTAGGGGATGTTCCAAACTGCGCTGCATACCTTGACGATGTGGTAGTCTGCTCAGATACCTGGAAGCAACACCTTGAGCTACTAGAGCTGGTTTTTACTCGTCTCTCAGATGCCTCTCTCGTTTAAAACTTGGATAAATGTGAATTTGGAAAAGGAGTTGTCTCCTATTTGGGTAAACAGGTAGGACAAGAGGTGGTTACACCATTAACTGCCAAAATTGAGGCGATCTGCATGTTCCCTGCTCCTACAACAAGGCGTGACCTACGTAGCTTTTTAGGGATGGCCGGCTACTATCTTTGACTAACCTGTTGTGTAAAAACGTGATGTTCAGATGATCCCCAGAGTGTCAGGCTACCTTTGAATCTGTTAAACTCCTCCTGACTTGCTCTCCAGTTTTGTCTGCTCTGGACCTGAGCCGCCCATTTAAGTTAGAAGTTGATGCCAGTAGCACGGGTGCAGGAGCGGTGCTTCTACAAGATGATGATCAGGGGATAGAGCACCCAGTTTGTTATTTCTCTAAGAAATTCTTAAAACATCAGCTTAACTATAGCACCAGTGAAAAGGAAGCTCTTTCCTTACTACTAGCCATCCAACATTTTGAGGTTTATCTTGGTGATAGTGCTAAAGCCGCACGTCTTTACTGACCATAACCCCCTAGTCCTTTTACACCATATGCGTAATACCAATCATAGGCTCATGCGATGGTCTCTTATTCTGCAAGGGTTTAATTTAGTGATTGCCCATAAGAAGGGTGCCCAAAATGTGATtgctgattgtttttttgttttttgttttttgggttgttgttgttattgttgttgtgaacccttttagcacttggggggggggggggttgtttgtgttttgtttgtggctgtgccatattttgtgtgcaggtccggaCTCCCACCCcgagtttccagcctgccctagcctgccctGCTCAGTATGATATCACTGAGTGGCGGCCATATCTGAAGCGGAAGAAGAGTGAGAatggtgtgggatgttggaggtggttactTGTGATTTGTTGCTAAgagattgtttgttttgtgctgcTAGGAGATTGTTTGGTTTGTGTTGTTTGCCCTTGTGGCTATATAACAATTCtatattctgactgctgttctgggtTTTGACTCTTGCCTGGTGGTTGACTGTGATTTTGGTTGTTCTTGTATCTGGATGTGTATACTCTTCACCAGAGTATACACGTTCACTGGcggtaggggtgtggctgccattagggaagtatttgtattttctttgttattttctttttaggtaagctagctatcTAACAatagaatccttttgtttattattttggccttggcccccCCGAAATTATGCCTGGTTTGGTTCTTTGTAGaattgtatgtatataattctgtgttttacaatataccacaactttGTTTTGAACAACCTTGTTGTGGTGTTATTCCAGGCTCCCtcatttttaaaggtcaaattccattgaatcccgagctggttactctgtgcagcctaacctagactgggctgtAACATTATGATAATGCATTCAGTGATGTTTATCGTATGTGAGCAGTTATCAAGATTAATGGGCAGGAATCTTCCTAAAATGAATTCAAGTTCAAGtcgttttattgtcatttcaacaaCAGATGCacagatactaaatttctcagccgataccgataaccgatagttctgccttttataccttcttttaaattaataatgatcaatttaaaagaattctgaaagaaatgcaaataaaaactttattctctccatttcaacaagttgtttcacagtaactggtctcataaacagaaaacacattactctaattaacatgaacacactaactaaattctgaagattaaagtaagatttcttaacttattgaatgttattaattcatattaacatcgactgaattctaaaaaacgtccagttaggctcacattcactcaccacaaacaaaagcatttctacatcATTGGGGCGGGGGGTACTGACTCAACACCGAAACTTCTGCGTTGTAAAATTTTGGCAGTGCAGAAcctacagagcttacaaactgcagttttgtcatcattccagacaagagacatctttacacacaacacgaaatcgatgtgttttcccaccctctttttattgacaggatataattggccctgatcTTCGGATGTCTCTAAACTATCGGCCGACTTCCGTCCCCGTTTGAGCCGTAATTCCTGGGTGTGGCACAAATGCCACAGGTAAACATTTGGGAAGATAATCAGAACTGCTTGTTGGTCTCTAACTGTAAACATATTTGTCAGAGGCTGCTTTGTGATTACTACTGATAGAGGATCTATCAactaaaggaataaaaacaattcaacaTAACAGTGAGATTTtgctgttagctcctaaaaacagaTGGTAAATGGTTTTCACTTATATAGTCCTTTTATCCCAGGCACtttatactgtgtctcattcccccattcacaaaccaatggtaacagagctgccatgcaaggcactaccTTGCCATCGgcagcaacttggggttcagtgtcttgccaaaggacacttcggcatgtgggctgggaatcgaatcaccaaccctacgattagtggacaacctgctctaccacctgagccacagccacctcTTTGACAAATGAACAACAACTTCTTACTCACCATTTTCCGGTGATGTTCAaggtcatattaatgagaaatccaatttAAAAAGTAGTAGAGACACCAAATGGCACAATTGCGATGATTTATGGCAGACACAGCTTGGTTAGTTAGTGATCTACAAGATGACAAGGACAACAGTGTTAAAATTGGTATTAGTATAAAAGTTAAAGCTTTGCAACAGATGATGTGAGGCAGATGGACAGCTTAAAGCGCTGCTGCTTCAGTCTCTTtagttacagtgagggaaagaagtatttgatcccctgctgattttgtacgtttgcccactgacaaagaaatgatcagtatataattttaatggtaggtttatttgaacagtgagatacagcataacaacaaaaaaatccagaaaaacgcatgtaaaaaatgttataaattgatttgcattttaatgagggaaataagtatttgaccccctctcaatcagaaagatttctggctcccaggtgtcttttatacaagtaatgagctgagattaggagcacactcttaaagggagtgctcctaatctcagcttgttacctgtataaaagacacctgtccacagaagcaatcaatcaatcagattccaaactctccaccatggccaagaccaaagagctctccaaggatgtcagggacaagattgtagacctacacaagtctggaatgggctacaagaccattgccaagcagcttggtgagaaggtgacaacagtttgtgcgattattcgcaaatggaagaaacacaaaagaactgtcaatctcccttggcctggggctccatgcaagatctcgcctcgtggagttgcaatgatcacgagaacagtgaggaatcagcccagaactacacgggaggatcttgtcaatgatctcaaggcagctgggaccatagtcaccaagaaaacaattggtaacacactacgccgtgaaggactgaaatcctgcagcgcccgcaaggtccccctgctcaagaaagcacatatacatgccagtctgaagtttgccaatgaacatctgaatgattcagaggacaactgggtgaaagtgttgtggtcagatgagaccaaaatggagctcgttggcatcaactcaactcgccgtgtttggaggaggaggagtgctgcctatgaccccaagaacaccatccccaccgtcaaacatggaggtggtgctggctcaaatttagcctattacccaaaaacacttaaaattcaacatagaagccaatactcacatctacctctgagcccagttggagatagaaaaaaagacaccagccgtgagtgagaagaagcaagggtccagatttattggttccgttccaccacacgagatccacaccgatgagaattctcagaagtgatctgataccctgagcttaagctccagtatttatactgtatttacacagtaaataaccaatatatttcagaaagactatgatatcaataccaatagggttaaaaaaagagctcatctacattactattatgttctaaaaaaaaaaaaaaggctattcaACTTACCCTTAGCTAAAAAAACAGGGCTTTTTAACTTACAAATAGGTTCAAAAACAGGGTATTtcaatttaccattagcttcaaaagtggagagacaaaacaatttagagtgaccttggtcttactattatcttccggggggggcagcttgactcagctacccttataaatggctcctcatggttttctcttaaaattaaggccttccttgcgagacaagaatcttcaccatctgaattatgagtaagttacatttttctgtatttctagtttataatttattttcatattttctctatatctctattgtatatatagttatactacTTGAAAAACGGTTTACGGTACTTCCttcttcataatatcattatattacccttctactgtcctacatatcctactattctgtattttataaagagttttctattattataagatattacccttataatatcttaatactactttttattattcttataaagttataatgttatgtgtgtgtgtgttatgtctacatgcccgcccttgactgtgcgagagtgtgtgtgtgtgttagcgctcctcagctcttatacttctttttgactcttcgactaataaaccatagtgtagtactccttaaagatttttaaagtgtaaatccaatttgtcaatatccgcctaataccgcttctgtgtgtctaggtgcccatcgtcagtccttcttctcccctttactggatctggatctcgatctggacactcattatcagcttgcgcatctcactgctgatatcatggtgctacttaactttcttcgcagcaccccctctggaaatggaaatgcggggttccccctcccctctccgacacagaatctgccccgtgaacgtgtgtattgacgcctctacacagccaaaacccccctccagctttcagtctgaggaagatgtcaccttctctgaccTGGGCCccgaccattcttccctcttctcacctgtcagtccaccccactctcagtggtcctcTCACTTCACGTtcgctgactatcccatgtccccaggactcaccccattttcttccccccaccgctctcctcaagattacacacccaccagtcctgtgagttatcaataaaattacatattactcatactaagtctccctcatgtttatttcatgtcatttttatccacaacagtggaaacattatgctttgggggtgtttttctgttaaggggacaggacaacttcaccgcattaAAGGGAcaatggacggggccatgtaccatcaaatcttgagtgagaacctccttccctcagccagggcattgaaaatgggtcgaggatgggtattccagaatgacaatgacccaaaacacacggccaagacAACAAAGGACTGGCTCaaaaagaagcacattaaggtcctggagtggcctagccagtctccagaccttaatcccatagaaaatctgtggagggagctgaaggttcgagttgccaaacgtcagcctcgaaaccttaatgacttggagaagatctgcaaagaggagtgggacaaaatccctcctgagatgtgtgcaaacctggtggccaactacaagaaacgtctgacctctgtgattgccaacgagggttttgccaccaagtactaagtcatgttttgcagaggggtcaaatacatatttccctcattaaaatgcaaatcatttgataacatttttgacatgcgtttttctggattttcttgttgtttttctgtctgtcactgttcaaataaatctaccattaaaattatagactgatcatttctttgtcagtgggcaaacgtacaaaatcagcaggggatcaaatacttctttccctcactgtagaaaTGAAGCAAGGTCTAAAtcccactatcagcaggtagttcAATAGCATTGTGGCATATGTAggaaaccaaagtgaaaataaagcAAAGTGTCGATAAAATGAAGTTTAAACTAAAATGGCCAACTaaaattttgattaaaaaataaattatgaaagCCAATGATGATCACAATTAGAAAGCTTAATATTcaagtcattcagggtggatttttcctttaatttacaGAACTGAGCTCTAGAGTTGACATTGAGCTCTCTCTGACATTAGTTTGACTAAAaatgtggctcagttggtagagtgggttgtccacgaATCGTAGAGTTGTTGGTTCGATGCCtgacccacatgactccacatgccgaaatgtccttgggcaaaaTGTTgtaccccaagttgctcctaatggcaagttagtgccttgcatggtagctctgctatcattggtgtgtgaatgggtgactgagacacagtgtaaagcactttagataaaagcgctatataagtgtaccATTTACGTAGTCATTTGAAATAAGGTTCTGGaagcacataatcattctaagTACTGATGTAGTAGCATGTAGTCATTCAAAGTAATGTCACAGTAGCACATAGTCATTTTGAACTAAGGTTCTAGAAGCtcataatcattctaaatactgttgtagtagcacGTAGTCATTCAAACTAAGGTTCTAGAAGCtcataatcattctaaatactgttgtagtagcacataatcattctaaatactgttgtagtagcacGTAGTGACGCTATGTTCGCATCAGTCTGTCGCCATGGTGACAGCAGAACGGGTGGGTGTGGCCAACTCCGCCCAGCCGATGAGCCCGAGCCAGGGTCGTGTTGCCGTGGTGATCAGGCCGGTGCTCACACAGGGGATGTTAAAGCACGTCACAGACAAAACCGACTTCTTCAAGGTGATATGTTAAtctctctttcttcatttctttcatccgtctctcactcttttctccttcctctctttccttttttctttatctgtctcttcctcttcttttccaCGGTTTCTCCTGCTCTTTATCAATTATGTCCTAGCTTTTTTATTCCTCTaccatgttttctttctctttcatatttatcatttttattgttccttttttgctctttctttttctccgttattttttatatttcttttcttctttctttttgtttcaaaCTTTTTCTGTCAATCCCTCATGTAGTTGTTTATCTCtcacttttttgcttttttccctcTTGATTTCTGATTTTCATGCTTTCTATTTAATTCTCATGcatatctttctttctcattctctattattctctctctctcatcctctctctcacacacacacatattctctctctatcattctctctctcatcccctctctctctctctctctctctctctctctctctctctctctctctctctctctgtgtcacacacatattctctctctccccttttccTTTACTCTTTGTCATTATTTTATGTCCTTTTTTCCTAAtccatgtttttctctttttttagtgtagtgtaattGAACCTGGTGTGTTTATAGTATTATCTGAGACTCTCTCACTGTGGATCTGCTGATATTAATGCTGCACTCTGTGGTACTCAAGCTCTGAAAGTACAGAACCAGTTTTCCGACGTTCCGATCTAAAGGCGTTCCGACCTAAAGGCGTTCCTGCTTGGCTCGGAAATAATGGTGGATATTCGGAGCAAGGTCATATTTGAGTTGGATAAACATATTAATAAGATCTGCATTAATTATTTCTCTGAGAAATAATGTATAATCTTCATCCCCTGTCTTCATCTTATCACGTTAGTGAATTTGGGCTAAAATCAGTGGAATTATGTCATGAACCTAAACTTACGACACAAAAGCTACACGTCAACAAAGTCCAGTTTCATCATGTAGAAAATAACGTGAAGAGAATTCTGTATAGCGTTGACCTTGTGAGTGCTGCTGTGTCATTGTGacgtcaggtgtgtgtgtgtatgtgtgtgagtgtgagatcTCAGGATGGTGGACGCTAACTGTTCCATCTCACGTCTCCATGAGGGACGTTGTGGTTTTACGAGTTTCAGTACAACGGCTTGCAGCATAAGAGAGTAAACAAAAGGCAAATGCAGGAGTTTGACTGCTTCAGAATGTTTAATTTGATTCTCGAGAACAAAAGGATGCTGATGAAGGTAGAGGTTTATTTGTACATCTCAGACATTGGCAGGAGGTTTGAGGTAGCCTCTGGTGCTCCGTGAGCTCTGACTCCAAAGGGATTCTCTCGGGGCGCGGCGTACTCGGCTATGTTGGGTAAACCAGACAGCACACAGCAGCTCAGAGCACGGCGTGAAATCCCCATGTTTTCGACTGCATGCCATTTAGAAGTTTGCTCATCATAACACTCCACATTATTTTCTCCAAGAATGAACAGGAGATCGTCCAGCACCTCAATGCCGAAGTTTCTGTGCTTGCTGTTCATGGCTGGACCTTGTCTCCACACATTGGTCTGAGGATTATACACCTCTACATCGCTTAGCTCATTAGTACCATCAAATCCCCCGACAGCATAAACCTGTCCTCCGTACGCAGCCACGCCCAGTCCACACCTTCTGATCATCATTGGGGGGATGACGGTCCACGCTCCAGTCTGAGGACTGTAATACTCCGCTGTGAACAAACTCACGTTCCAGTTATACCCTCCGCATATGTACACTTTGTTGTTCAGTACTGTAGCGTTAGCCTCGCTCCTTTGTTCGTGCATCGGTGCGATCATGCTCCACCGATCATTCTCAGGTTCATATCGCTCGACCGTATTCAGATGTCCCATGCCATCAAATCCTCCCATCGCATAGATATGaccatccagcacacacacgctcacaaaaCACCGGCAAAAGTGCATGGGTCTCACCTGAGCCCAGGTTCTGGTGATGGGGTCAAACCTTCTCACACTGCTTTGGAATTTAACACTGTGGAGTCCTCCGATGCAGTACACGAAGCCGTTCAGATACACCATCCCGTGATGGGCTCGTGGACTCTCGTCGTTGCACGTGACATTGACCCAGCGTGCCGCTCGTGTATCGTACGCTTCTATGGCATTGGTGGGTTCCATGTTGACCAAGCCACCGATGATCAGCAGAACGGCTCTGGGCAGGCGGAGTCTCGTGAGATCAGAGCTGAGAGAAAGgcttgggttgaggtcatcgaTGCCCGTCA is drawn from Ictalurus furcatus strain D&B chromosome 8, Billie_1.0, whole genome shotgun sequence and contains these coding sequences:
- the LOC128611225 gene encoding kelch-like protein 10; the encoded protein is MGKHEEEKGMERKVDAMSCNIINELRLEKRLCDGVIMVDGAEFHVHKIILCGCSPYFMTLFNNGLYPPDKLGYCIHNVSAEIMELIVEYAYMRRVNITEKDVYKLLIAADNLLVSSLVNECCAFLKDQLCPKNCIDIWRFAHSYFFENLKQQAFWFILHNFEEMVRLSEEFLDLTVEQLSEIIEKDELNVKKESVVFEAVLQWIKHAPWKRKAHIGVLLPKVRLRLLTHDYLMNNVSNNTLVMDDMTCKSIITSILTGIDDLNPSLSLSSDLTRLRLPRAVLLIIGGLVNMEPTNAIEAYDTRAARWVNVTCNDESPRAHHGMVYLNGFVYCIGGLHSVKFQSSVRRFDPITRTWAQVRPMHFCRCFVSVCVLDGHIYAMGGFDGMGHLNTVERYEPENDRWSMIAPMHEQRSEANATVLNNKVYICGGYNWNVSLFTAEYYSPQTGAWTVIPPMMIRRCGLGVAAYGGQVYAVGGFDGTNELSDVEVYNPQTNVWRQGPAMNSKHRNFGIEVLDDLLFILGENNVECYDEQTSKWHAVENMGISRRALSCCVLSGLPNIAEYAAPRENPFGVRAHGAPEATSNLLPMSEMYK